The Astatotilapia calliptera chromosome 4, fAstCal1.2, whole genome shotgun sequence genome segment AGCGAATTTCACAAGAGCTACGCTAATAACAAGGACTCGGAGCCCACGATGGACGTGGACATGGATTCGAGTCATATGGAAGGCGAGCGGGGTGAGCTGGACGGCAGCATCCCGGCTGCGTGTTCCTCCAACGGCAGTGGCGGGGAGGAGGATGAAGCGGAGGCCCTCGGCCGCTCCAGGGAGGCCGGGAGTTCGAGTAGTCAGCACATTCCGGATAGAGGAGGGGTGCTCGGTGGCAGGGAGCAGGAGGTGTCGGTGGCAATCGGAGAGACGTATTTATGTCAAAGAGCCGATAAGACATGGCGTGAGTAAAGACCATGTTCTGCTTTTCCCTTCTCAATTTCGTTGGCATGCTAGCTGTCTTATTATTTTGGATATGGACtcagtgcttttgttttggtgAAAAACTGCCATCAAACAGTTAAAAATCTAAATGACTCGCATAAAGTCCCAAACGGCTTTGGTCCAAAAACTTAATTCAGCGATCGCTTACTAACTGAAGATTTTTAGGGCTTTCTAGAAAATTCTCTATGGATCTTTAAACAGTGACACTTTAAACAACAAACGGCCCACATCTAAAAGTTAGCACTGAAACGTAATAAACACACTAAGGTGTTTAGTTATGTTTGCCGAATTAAATGACGTCTCGATACACATAAGGTGAGATTTTAACAGCCAAATCTATACAAAGTTTATGGTTAATTAAGGCCCGCATTTAAGTCCCAGAAATCTGAAGGGAGTTCGGCAGGAAGTTGCTTGTACTGCCGTGAGTCGCACCAGCTGATGGTTGTTGCTCCTTTCACAGACACAGCAGAGGTTATTCAGTCCAGACTGAACGAACAGGAGGGCAGAGAAGAGTTTTATGTACACTATGTGGGGTGTAAGTACAAAAAtactttcatatttttaaattctgATTTATACTGCATGTTTCTTCTGTTTAATTCATGCTAAACGTTCATATCCAGCTGCTGTATCTACATCTAATTTTCTCTGGGATTCGTGCAGTCAACAGGCGGCTGGACGAATGGGTGGGTAAGTCTCGCCTGGCACTTACCAAGACAGTGAAGGACGCGGTTAGGAAGAGCACAGAGATcggtggtgttggagatctggGTGACCAGCCTGAGAGGAAGATCACCCGCAACCAGAAGCGCAAGCACGATGAGATCAACCATGTGCAGAAGGTATAGAGTGTGTGTAATAACACCAGGAGCGTTGCATAACTTACAGTTTTCTAATGAAGCTTTTCTTTGCAGACATACGCAGAGATGGACCCAACGACAGCTGCGCTGGAGAAGGAGCACGAGGCGGTGTGTAGTCACAACCACTTTTCTTCCACGTTTTTTCACTATTTccagtatttggtcaataagcTAACTGTTTCCCTCACTTTCAGATCACCAAAGTGAAGTATGTGGATAAGATCCAGATAGGAAACTTTGAGATCGATGCCTGGTACTTCTCACCATTTCCTGAGGATTATGGGAAGCAACCCAAGCTGTGGATCTGCGAGTACTGCCTCAAATACATGAAGTACGAGAAGACGTTCAGACATCACCTGGTCAGTCACCTCAGTTCAGGACGTTTGTGTCTCATAGAGTCATACCTGCTTTTTTGTTTGAGTCAGTGAATGATGGCTTTATGTGTGAGACAGAAGACTGTTAAAGGATTGTTATCCAGCCTGATGAGATTCTTATTAAAACGTTGTGCTGTCATGATTCTGTCAGCCTTCGTTTTACTCagaaaaaatgtcagtcattcACAAATCTGATAAATGTGTGCTGTGTGCTGCAGCCTGgtgtagggctgttcgatataaccatatatatcggatgacgatataaaaacgtctgtcgtttcattttacgctatcgtttgtttcgtggtgtcgcaaaataaactgtttacggcaatatttgttcatggttttgatgtcactgtagtggctatattagtttcttaaagttctctcttcctcttaatgtttaatataaccacactacggacggacaagcgcctgtttttatgcgttgtcgttagcaacaatgaAGGTgacagcatcgcgtgtccgcttgtttatgttccacataaacctttcacaataaagctcaagatcctgttcagacttttcaaaataaactgaatcacgtgaaagagcagatcatttacagatgagaagcaaaaaagtaGACTAAAAAATAGACCTTAGACTCAAATGTTAGAACAGGCTTCTCCCCGCAgtacgccgtgtaataaatacaaagaaaacggcgccgtta includes the following:
- the kat8 gene encoding histone acetyltransferase KAT8 gives rise to the protein MTGGSEFHKSYANNKDSEPTMDVDMDSSHMEGERGELDGSIPAACSSNGSGGEEDEAEALGRSREAGSSSSQHIPDRGGVLGGREQEVSVAIGETYLCQRADKTWHTAEVIQSRLNEQEGREEFYVHYVGFNRRLDEWVGKSRLALTKTVKDAVRKSTEIGGVGDLGDQPERKITRNQKRKHDEINHVQKTYAEMDPTTAALEKEHEAITKVKYVDKIQIGNFEIDAWYFSPFPEDYGKQPKLWICEYCLKYMKYEKTFRHHLSHCQWRQPPGKEIYRRSNISVYEVDGRDHKIYCQNLCLLAKLFLDHKTLYFDVEPFIFYILTEVNKQGAHIVGYFSKEKESPDGNNVACILTLPPYQRRGYGKFLIAFSYELSKLENTVGSPEKPLSDLGKLSYRSYWSWVLLEILRDFRGTLSIKDLSQMTSITQSDIISTLQSLNMVKYWKGQHVICVTPKLVEEHLKSAQYKKPPITVDTMCLKWAPPKNKQAKLSKK